Proteins encoded by one window of Dreissena polymorpha isolate Duluth1 chromosome 11, UMN_Dpol_1.0, whole genome shotgun sequence:
- the LOC127850178 gene encoding uncharacterized protein LOC127850178 isoform X2, whose translation MGHGIEPIFESQFVGRKDELRDLKAAWDKKLRMFGIFGMRSVGTSRLAKEFLASVSDQYEGLVYVNLKETSDLAAMYVNICAQLAIAVESHPNDVNSWESMLVGAVSTSKRQYVFFFDNGEHFLDKEAETRDPLQNLFMSLIKKNNIKVILTSTTKFQLASLWRIYHVCELQPLTKTETSELLRAETPGVNYGEYLDPIVEMSEGLPLLILMITSELRGDGGMLTPKDMTQLLAEYRLKVLSREFYPGEDRVADVYRLFINRLSPVLQRRFSELDYIPGSFTAEEARSLLDFPTEAVVKDQVLVPKLRRHFLSYDPASRRFNIQGILRECLKTYFALRHIPEIRRRFCQTFTEVMTSISRRFTSPEYESALADFAFEQPNLQKLLLEVQFTTQDNYTFFIRMATESTDFIEKYLAGNSEDFYSQCHRAADRYGKEMDKAVVDLAVGSLYTNIKGNLKDGHIKYSAALSILKGAGKSLQLATAHQRIGYNLMLQDQNEDAINHFKKSLAISLVSGKPFELIALQSLNSMGITLTKLGRFEEAERYHFVSLKRRRKIQGENHPGVGMTLNNIGLMYDQKGDGRLALKYFQEGLEIKKKSKAPDLSRVASLTNVANGYIAVGAFEEALHALDEAEEILSKQRLPQMHDIAYLNDTRGKVYFKQGDMDKAAEMFEKAAQGREGVASGKTAHVESLVNVMKVAVKKGDNAKCIKTGKTVLSFSDDVIKQRPKSHFLTECYDCLAKVYEAMGDDAKVRDTLTKIKTELLRLEYMYTCDCNEGQVGKIRQQLADIESKLMTKTHDEVTQTETV comes from the exons ATGGGTCACGGAATAGAACCTATCTTTGAGTCCCAGTTCGTCGGTCGAAAAGATGAACTTCGTGATTTGAAAGCTGCATGGGACAAAAAACTAAGAATGTTCGGAATTTTCGGGATGCGATCTGTGGGTACATCAAGGCTTGCGAAGGAGTTCCTGGCTAGTGTCTCGGATCAATATGAGGGACTAGTCTACGTGAACTTGAAGGAGACCAGCGATCTAGCCGCGATGTACGTCAACATATGCGCCCAGTTGGCTATTGCTGTTGAATCGCATCCAAACGATGTCAATTCGTGGGAAAGCATGCTTGTAGGTGCTGTATCCACTAGCAAAAGGCAATACGTATTCTTTTTTGACAACGGCGAACATTTCCTTGACAAGGAAGCCGAAACTCGCGACCCTCTACAAAATCTCTTTATGTCccttataaaaaagaacaatatcaAAGTTATTTTGACTTCTACAACGAAGTTCCAGCTGGCGAGTTTGTGGCGTATCTACCACGTGTGCGAGCTCCAACCACTAACGAAGACAGAGACGTCGGAGTTACTGAGAGCAGAGACGCCCGGGGTTAACTACGGCGAATATTTGGATCCTATTGTCGAAATGAGTGAAGGTTTACCTCTCCTGATTCTCATGATAACGTCCGAACTTCGGGGTGACGGAGGCATGTTGACGCCGAAGGATATGACGCAACTGCTAGCGGAATACAGACTGAAGGTCCTAAGTCGAGAGTTTTACCCCGGCGAAGACAGAGTTG CTGATGTTTACCGGCTGTTCATCAATCGACTGAGCCCCGTACTGCAGAGAAGGTTCTCGGAACTGGATTATATCCCAGGCTCGTTCACGGCAGAAGAGGCCAGATCGCTACTCG ATTTTCCGACGGAAGCGGTGGTAAAGGACCAAGTGCTGGTCCCCAAACTTAGGCGTCACTTCCTTTCCTATGATCCCGCAAGCAGGCGCTTCAACATACAGGGAATCTTACGGGAGTGTCTCAAGACGTATTTCGCCTTGCGGCACATTCCAG AAATCCGGCGGCGTTTCTGCCAAACGTTCACAGAGGTTATGACAAGCATATCTCGACGTTTTACATCACCGGAGTATGAGAGCGCCTTAGCGGACTTTGCGTTTGAACAGCCAAACTTGCAGAAGCTGTTGCTGGAGGTACAGTTCACGACACAGGACAACTACACGTTCTTTATTCGGATGGCTACTGAGTCTACAGATTTTATTGAGAAATATCTCGCAG GTAATTCGGAGGATTTCTACAGTCAATGCCATCGTGCAGCAGACCGATATGGCAAAGAAATGGACAAAGCTGTAGTAGATCTGGCAGTGGGAAGCCTCTACACTAATATCAAG ggGAATCTGAAAGATGGCCACATCAAATACAGCGCAGCGTTAAGCATATTGAAAGGCGCTGGAAAGTCGTTACAGCTCGCAACTGCACATCAGCGCATCGGATACAACCTCATGTTACAGGATCAAAACGAGGACGCTATTAA TCACTTCAAGAAGTCTTTGGCAATTTCGCTGGTATCAGGGAAGCCATTCGAACTCATTGCTCTGCAGTCATTAAACAGTATGGGAATTACGCTTACAAAGCTAG GACGTTTCGAAGAGGCCGAGAGATACCACTTCGTTTCCCTCAAACGTCGACGAAAAATCCAGGGCGAAAATCACCCGGGTGTTGgtatgacattgaacaacattGGCCTCATGTATGACCAAAAGGGCGACGGAAGGTTGGCGTTAAAATATTTTCAAGAAGGCcttgaaataaagaaaaaatcCAAGGCTCCAGATCTTTCTCGCGTTGCCTCGTTGACGAATGTAGCAAACGGGTACATAGCCGTTGGAGCGTTTGAGGAAGCATTACATGCTTTAGACGAAGCGGAAGAAATTTTATCCAAGCAACGGTTACCGCAGATGCACGATATTGCGTATTTGAATGACACGAGGGGAAAGGTGTATTTCAAACAGGGCGATATGGACAAAGCGGCTGAAATGTTTGAGAAAGCTGCACAGGGACGCGAGGGCGTGGCGTCTGGAAAAACCGCCCACGTGGAAAGTTTGGTCAATGTAATGAAAGTGGCCGTTAAGAAGGGGGACAATGCTAAATGTATTAAAACTGGAAAAACTGTGCTATCCTTCAGTGATGATGTTATAAAGCAGCGTCCGAAAAGTCACTTTTTGACTGAGTGTTACGATTGCCTCGCAAAGGTGTACGAGGCGATGGGGGACGACGCAAAGGTCAGGGATACGTTGACCAAGATCAAGACGGAACTGTTGAGGCTGGAATACATGTACACTTGCGATTGCAATGAAGGCCAGGTAGGTAAAATACGGCAACAGCTGGCGGACATTGAGAGCAAGCTGATGACAAAAACCCACGATGAGGTTACACAGACAGAGACAGTGTGA